A part of Salmo trutta chromosome 15, fSalTru1.1, whole genome shotgun sequence genomic DNA contains:
- the LOC115148455 gene encoding teneurin-2 isoform X2: MVKSKGPPNNHHSQSLRPPLPPPHNHHQSSANSLNRNTLASRRGPNHAPSAAPGEGPSTPESVQLQESWALNSSVPLETRHFLFKTPSGTTPLFSSSSPGYPLTSGTVYSPPPRLLPRNAFSRSSFKLNKPSKYCSWKCAAVSAIAAAVLLAVLLSYFIVLNLLGLNWQLKPADGHLINNGLSTGLPGRSDVATVPSGGRGPWVYRNSSISTGELEVGRRVSQDIPPGVFWRSLLHLRQPLFLKFNISLGKDALFGVYIRKGLPPSHAQYDYMERLDGKEKWSVVESPRERRSIHTVVLNEAIFVQYLDPGTWHLAFYNDGKDKESVSFSTVALDSVQECPQNCHGNGECMSGVCHCFPGFHGMDCAKAACPVLCSGNGQYDKGSCICYSGWKGSECDVPVGQCIDPVCNGRGTCSEGSCTCSAGYRGDTCEEVDCLDPGCSDHGTCVSGQCHCKPGWAGPLCEHPRAQCPDQCHGHGTFIPDTGICSCDPNWMGPDCSMEVCSSDCGAHGVCVGGVCRCEEGWTGAGCDQRVCNPLCVKHGTCRDGKCQCQQGWNGEHCTIDGCPGLCNGNGQCTLGQNNWHCECHTGWRGPGCSVAMEISCADNKDNEGDGLTDCMDPDCCTQSLCLTNPLCLGARDPLQIIQQSQSPSLKVRSFYDRVKLLVGRDGTHIIAGNNPFNSSLASLIRGQVLTTDGTPLVGVNVTFVKYPHYGYTLTRQDGTFDLVANGGASLTLRFERAPFLSQERTVWLPWNRFYAMDTLVLKTEENTIPACDLSGYVHPDPVVVASPLSSFFSSHPAERHIIPETQVVHEQLEIPGTGLKLCYLSSRASGYHALLKVTMTQTLVPLSLVKVHLMVAVEGHLFQKWFNASPNLAYSYIWDKTDAYRQRVYGLTQAAVSVGFEYETCPSQILWEKRTAVLQGYELLPSNLGGWSLDKHHALNIASGILHKGSGENVFVSEQQPPVINSIMGNGRRRSISCPSCSGLAEGNKLLAPMALACGGDGSLYVGDLNFIRRVYPTLNTTAVLELRNKDLRHGNNPTHKYYLAVDPLSGSVFLSDTNSRQIYRVSSLTGGRQLLDNAQVVAGTGEQCVPFDEARCGDGGKAVEATLMSPRGIAVDKNGLMYFVDATMIRKVDQNGIISTLIKTNDLTAVRPLSCDSSMDVSQVRLEWPTDLAVNPTDNSLYVLENNVILRITENHQVSIIAGRPMHCQVPGIDYSLSKLAIHSALESATAIAISHTGVLYIAETDEKKINRVRQVSASGETSLLAGATSECDCKNDVNCQCFSGDEGYATDAGLNAPTSLAVSPDGTLFIADLNNIRVRAVRRDRPMATPVGLYEVGSPREQEMYVFGRDGLHRQTVSLITGEPLYNFTYGQDRELAAVADNCNNTLRVRRDGSGQLRLVLLPENQVVTLGLDPAGGLRSVSALNQEVALMSYAANTGLLASKADETGWTNFYEYDSEGRLTNVTYPTGVVTSLHRDIDQSINIDMESSNRDDDVTVITNLSSAEASYTVVQDQVRNNYQFCYNGTLRVLYANGMGLSFHTEPHILAGSVSPTIGQRNISLPTDSGLNSIEWRMRKELIKSKVTVYGRKLRAHGRNLLSIDFDRNTRTEKIYDDHRKFTLRIMYDQQGRPATWLPSSSLAVVNVSYSPTGRLVGLQRGSMSQRSEFDTFGRILSRTFVDGKVWSFSYLDRSMVLHLQQSQRQYVFEFDTSGRIISVTMPSMARHTMSTHVSIGYIRNIYNPPESNATIIHDFSEDGRPRATFYLGTGRHVIYKYGKLAKLSEVLYDSTAVTFGYDETAGVLKMVNLQSGGFSCTIRYRKVGPLVDKQMYRFSEEGMVNARFDYTYHDNSFRVASIKPVIGETPLPVDLYRYDEISGKVEHFGKFGIIYYDVNQIITTAVMTLSKHFDAHGRIKEVQYEIFRSLMYWMTVQYDSMGRVIKRELKIGPYANTTQYRYEYDGDGQLVGVKVNDWSTWRYSYDLNGNLHLLNPGNSARLLPLRYDLRDRITRLGDMQYRVDEDGVLSQRGADVFLYNSNGLLEQAYSRTPRGWNVRYRYDGLGRRISRKTNEGEHLQFFYADLNYPGRITHVYNHSGGEITSFYYDLQGHLFAMEVTGGEEYYIASDNTGTPLAVFSSNGQMVKQLQYTAYGEVYHDSNPDFNMAVGFHGGLYDPLTKLVHFGQRDYDVLAGRWTAPDHKLLPKIGKEPSPFNLYMFKNNNPLSDMIDVKSYVTDVKSWLVMFGFQLSNIIPGFPRHPMYFVEPPYELLASQDCETAQLITGVQHAAERHNQAFMALEGRLLNKEHWAKRDKPGYWFGTKIPIVGRGMMLAIKEGHVVTGVSGLASEDSRKVAQVLNNAIYLEGTHYTIDGKDCHFFVKLGLADSDLLSLGLSSGRKALENGVNVTVSGRSRRGVTVEIHTVALSLSVRYGLAADVLEKERGRLLEQAHQRALSGAWMREQQCLRESREGGRLWAEGERQQLLAAGKVPGYDGYYVLPVEQYPELADSSSNIQFLRQKEMGKR; this comes from the exons GCACTTCCTGTTTAAAACCCCATCCGGGACCACTCCCCTGTTCAGCAGCTCGTCTCCAGGGTACCCCCTGACGTCTGGGACGGTCTACTCCCCCCCGCCGCGGCTGCTACCCAGAAACGCCTTCTCCAGGAGCTCCTTCAAGCTGAATAAACCCTCCAAATACTGCAGCTGGAAATGTGCTGCGGTGTCGGCCATCGCTGCTGCCGTCCTGCTGGCCGTGCTGCTCTCCTACTTCATAG TTCTGAATCTGCTGGGGCTCAACTGGCAGCTGAAACCGGCCGATGGTCACCTGATCAACAACGGACTGAGCACTGGCCTGCCGGGCAGGAGCGACGTGGCAACAGTGCCCTCCGGAGGCAGAG GACCGTGGGTGTACAGGAACAGTAGTATAAGTACAGGTGAGCTGGAGGTAGGTCGGCGGGTGAGCCAGGACATCCCCCCAGGAGTGTTTTGGCGCTCCTTACTACACCTCCGCCAGCCCCTGTTCCTCAAGTTCAACATCTCCCTGGGCAAAGACGCACTCTTTGGCGTGTACATCCGCAAGGGTCTGCCCCCCTCCCATGCACAG taTGACTACATGGAGCGTCTGGACGGGAAGGAGAAGTGGAGCGTGGTGGAGTCTCCTCGGGAGCGCCGCAGCATCCACACGGTGGTTCTGAACGAGGCCATCTTTGTTCAGTACCTGGACCCCGGCACCTGGCATCTGGCCTTCTACAACGACGGCAAGGACAAGGAGTCTGTCTCCTTCAGCACCGTGGCTCTAG ATTCAGTGCAAGAATGCCCGCAGAATTGCCATGGAAACGGAGAGTGCATGTCGGGCGTGTGCCACTGCTTTCCGGGATTCCATGGCATGGATTGTGCCAAAG CTGCCTGCCCAGTCCTGTGCAGTGGCAACGGCCAGTATGACAAGGGCTCGTGTATCTGCTACAGCGGGTGGAAAGGTTCAGAGTGTGACGTCCCAGTGGGCCAGTGTATTGACCCAGTTTGTAACGGCCGTGGCACCTGCTCCGAGGGCTCCTGCACGTGCTCGGCAGGTTACCGCGGCGACACCTGCGAGGAAG tggaCTGTCTTGACCCAGGCTGCTCTGACCATGGTACCTGTGTGAGTGGGCAGTGCCACTGTAAGCCAGGCTGGGCCGGCCCGCTCTGTGAGCATCCCAGGGCCCAGTGCCCAGACCAGTGCCACGGACACGGTACCTTTATACCCGACACAGGCATCTGTAGCTGCGACCCAAACTGGATGGGACCAGACTGCTCCATGG AGGTGTGCTCGTCGGACTGTGGCGCCCACGGCGTGTGTGTCGGCGGTGTGTGTCGCTGTGAGGAGGGCTGGACAGGCGCCGGGTGTGACCAGCGTGTCTGCAACCCGCTGTGTGTGAAGCACGGGACATGCCGGGATGGGAAGTGTCAGTGCCAACAAGGCTGGAACGGAGAGCACTGCACCATCG aCGGGTGCCCGGGCCTCTGTAACGGGAACGGCCAATGCACCCTGGGACAGAACAACTGGCACTGTGAATGCCACACTGGCTGGAGAGGACCTGGCTGCAGCGTTGCCATGGAGATCTCCTGTGCTGACAACAAGGACAACGAAGGAG ACGGACTGACAGACTGCATGGATCCCGACTGCTGCACTCAGAGTCTGTGCCTGACCAATCCACTGTGTCTGGGAGCAAGGGATCCACTGCAGATCATCCAGCAAAGTCAATCACCATCCCTGAAAGTCAGGTCATTCTATGACAGGGTCAAGCTACTGGTGGGGAGGGATGGCACCCACATCATCGCTGGAAACAACCCCTTCAACTCAAG CCTGGCATCGTTGATCAGAGGCCAGGTCCTGACCACGGACGGGACTCCCCTGGTAGGGGTCAATGTGACGTTTGTCAAGTACCCTCACTATGGTTACACCCTGACTCGACAGGACGGCAC ATTTGACCTGGTGGCCAATGGGGGTGCGTCTCTGACCCTGCGCTTCGAGCGAGCGCCGTTCTTGAGCCAAGAGCGCACGGTGTGGCTGCCCTGGAACCGGTTCTATGCCATGGACACGCTGGTACTGAAGACGgaagagaacaccatcccagcctgTGACCTCAGTGGCTATGTCCACCCTGACCCCGTGGTGGTggcctcacccctctcctccttcttcagCTCCCATCCTGCAGAGAGGCACATCATCCCTGAGACTCAG gtGGTTCATGAGCAGCTAGAGATCCCAGGTACAGGTCTGAAGCTGTGCTACCTGAGCTCTCGTGCTTCGGGGTACCACGCCCTGCTGAAGGTGACCATGACTCAGACCCTGGTGCCCCTCTCCCTGGTCAAGGTGCACCTGATGGTGGCCGTGGAGGGACACCTCTTCCAGAAGTGGTTCAACGCCTCTCCTAACCTGGCCTACTCCTACATCTGGGACAAGACGGACGCCTACAGGCAGAGGGTCTATGGGCTGACCCAGGCTGCTG TGTCAGTGGGGTTTGAGTATGAGACGTGTCCCAGTCAGATCCTATGGGAGAAGAGGACAGCGGTGCTGCAGGGATACGAGCTGCTGCCGTCCAACCTGGGGGGCTGGTCCCTGGACAAACACCACGCCCTCAACATTGCCAGTG GGATCCTGCATAAGGGCAGTGGGGAGAACGTGTTTGTATCAGAGCAGCAGCCTCCAGTCATCAACAGCATCATGGGGAACGGGCGCAGGCGCAGTATCTCTTGCCCCAGCTGCAGTGGTCTGGCTGAAGGCAACAAGCTGCTGGCCCCCATGGCACTGGCCTGTGGGGGGGACGGGAGCCTGTATGTGGGAGACCTGAACTTCATCCGCCGGGTCTACCCCACTCTAAACACCACAGCCGTGCTGGAGCTCAG AAATAAAGACTTGAGGCATGG GAACAACCCAACACACAAGTACTACCTAGCGGTGGACCCACTGTCTGGGTCGGTCTTTCTCTCGGACACCAACTCTCGACAGATCTACCGCGTGAGCTCACTGACCGGCGGGCGGCAGTTGTTGGACAATGCCCAGGTGGTGGCTGGGACCGGCGAGCAGTGTGTCCCCTTCGACGAGGCCCGCTGTGGGGACGGGGGCAAGGCCGTGGAGGCCACACTCATGAGCCCTAGGG GGATCGCTGTGGATAAGAACGGCCTAATGTACTTTGTTGACGCCACCATGATCCGTAAGGTGGACCAAAACGGCATCATCTCCACCCTGATCAAGACCAATGACCTCACAGCGGTCCGTCCACTCAGCTGTGACTCCAGCATGGACGTCAGTCAG GTGCGTCTGGAGTGGCCCACAGATCTGGCGGTGAACCCCACAGACAACTCCCTGTACGTGCTGGAGAACAACGTGATCCTCCGCATCACAGAGAACCACCAGGTCAGCATCATCGCTGGGAGGCCCATGCACTGCCAGGTCCCGGGCATCGATTACTCCCTGAGCAAGCTGGCCATCCACTCTGCCCTGGAGAGCGCCACGGCCATCGCCATCTCCCACACCGGCGTGCTCTACATCGCCGAGACGGACGAGAAGAAGATCAACCGCGTGCGGCAGGTCAGCGCCTCCGGAGAGACCTCTCTGCTGGCCGGCGCCACCTCCGAGTGCGACTGCAAGAACGACGTCAACTGCCAATGCTTCTCTGGCGACGAGGGCTACGCCACGGACGCCGGGCTCAACGCCCCCACCTCGCTCGCCGTGTCTCCCGACGGCACGCTGTTCATCGCTGACCTCAACAACATCCGTGTGCGGGCAGTGCGGCGCGACAGGCCCATGGCCACGCCAGTGGGGCTGTATGAGGTGGGGTCACCCCGGGAGCAGGAGATGTATGTGTTCGGTAGAGATGGgctccacagacagacagtcagtctgaTCACCGGAGAACCTCTCTATAACTTCACCTACGGGCAGGACAGGGAGCTGGCTGCCGTGGCTGATAACTGTAACAACACCCTGAGGGTGAGGAGAGACGGATCTGGCCAGCTGAGGCTGGTGCTGTTGCCTGAGAACCAGGTGGTCACCCTGGGGTTGGACCCTGCCGGTGGCCTGCGCTCTGTATCTGCCCTCAACCAGGAGGTGGCGCTGATGAGCTATGCTGCGAACACAGGCCTGCTGGCCTCCAAGGCTGATGAGACTGGATGGACCAACTTTTATGA GTATGACAGTGAGGGGCGTCTGACTAACGTCACCTACCCCACGGGAGTGGTGACCAGCCTGCACCGGGATATAGACCAGTCAATCAACATCGACATGGAGAGCTCCAACAGGGATGATGATGTCACCGTCATCACCAACCTGTCCTCTGCAGAGGCATCCTACACTGTGGTGCAAG ACCAAGTACGGAACAACTACCAGTTCTGTTACAATGGTACTCTAAGAGTATTGTATGCCAATGGCATGGGCCTCAGCTTCCACACAGAGCCCCATATCCTAGCCGGCTCAGTCAGCCCTACCATTGGTCAGCGCAACATCAGTCTGCCCACCGACAGCGGGCTGAACTCTATCGAGTGGAGGATGAGGAAGGAACTCATCAAGAGCAAAGTGACCGTCTATGGCAGGAAGCTGAGA GCCCATGGCAGGAACCTCCTCTCCATTGATTTTGACCGCAACACTCGCACAGAGAAGATCTATGACGACCACCGTAAGTTCACACTGAGGATCATGTATGACCAGCAGGGCCGTCCAGCCACCTGGCTTCCCAGCAGCAGCCTGGCTGTGGTCAACGTGTCCTACTCCCCCACTGGACGCCTAGTGGGCCTGCAGAGAGGCAGCATGAGCCAGAGGAGCGAGTTTGACACCTTCGGACGCATCCTCTCACGCACCTTTGTGGACGGGAAGGTGTGGAGCTTCAGCTATCTGGACAGG TCCATGGTGCTGCACCTCCAGCAGAGTCAGAGGCAGTATGTGTTTGAGTTTGACACCTCAGGGCGTATCATCTCTGTTACCATGCCCAGCATGGCCAGACACACCATGTCCACCCACGTGTCCATCGGCTACATCCGCAACATCTACAACCCTCCCGAGAGCAACGCCACCATCATCCACGACTTCAGTGAAGACGGACGACCCCGCGCCACCTTTTACCTAGGCACGGGCCGACACGTCATCTATAAGTACGGCAAGCTGGCCAAGCTGTCTGAGGTTCTGTACGACAGCACAGCTGTGACGTTCGGCTACGACGAGACAGCCGGAGTGTTGAAGATGGTTAACCTGCAGAGTGGGGGATTTTCCTGCACCATCCGCTACCGTAAAGTTGGCCCCCTAGTGGACAAACAGATGTACCGCTTCTCTGAGGAGGGCATGGTCAACGCCCGTTTTGATTACACCTACCACGACAACAGCTTCCGTGTGGCCAGCATCAAGCCGGTGATCGGCGAGACGCCCCTGCCCGTGGACCTCTACCGCTACGATGAGATCTCAGGCAAGGTGGAGCACTTTGGCAAGTTTGGCATTATCTACTATGACGTCAACCAGATAATCACAACGGCAGTGATGACCCTCAGCAAGCACTTTGACGCCCACGGCCGCATCAAAGAGGTGCAGTACGAGATCTTCCGCTCGCTCATGTACTGGATGACGGTACAGTATGACAGCATGGGCCGGGTCATCAAGAGAGAGCTGAAGATCGGGCCATATGCTAACACAACACAGTACCGCTATGAATATGACGGTGACGGCCAGCTTGTCGGGGTCAAAGTCAACGACTGGTCCACCTGGCGTTACAGCTACGACCTGAACGGCAACTTGCACCTGCTGAACCCTGGGAACAGCGCACGCCTGCTGCCGCTGCGCTACGACTTGCGCGACCGCATCACCCGCCTGGGCGACATGCAGTACCGCGTGGATGAGGATGGTGTCCTGAGCCAGCGTGGCGCTGACGTCTTCCTCTACAACTCCAACGGGCTGCTGGAGCAGGCGTACAGCCGTACGCCCAGGGGGTGGAACGTCCGTTACCGCTACGACGGCCTGGGCCGCCGCATATCCAGGAAGACCAATGAGGGAGAGCACCTGCAGTTCTTCTACGCAGATCTCAACTACCCCGGCAGGATAACCCACGTGTACAACCACTCTGGAGGGGAGATCACCTCTTTCTACTACGACCTGCAGGGACATCTGTTTGCTATGGAGGTGACCGGCGGGGAGGAGTATTACATCGCCTCGGACAACACGGGCACGCCGCTCGCCGTATTCAGCAGCAACGGACAGATGGTCAAGCAGCTCCAGTACACTGCCTACGGGGAGGTGTACCACGACTCCAACCCTGACTTCAACATGGCGGTGGGCTTCCACGGAGGGCTCTACGACCCCCTCACCAAGCTGGTGCACTTTGGCCAGAGAGACTACGATGTGCTGGCAGGCAGATGGACTGCCCCAGACCATAAACTCCTACCTAAGATTGGCAAGGAGCCGTCCCCGTTCAATCTGTACATGTTCAAGAACAACAACCCACTCAGTGATATGATAGACGTCAAGAGCTATGTGACAG ATGTGAAGAGCTGGCTGGTGATGTTTGGTTTCCAGCTCAGTAACATCATACCAGGCTTCCCCAGACATCCCATGTATTTTGTTGAACCGCCTTATGAACTATTAGCAAGCCAGGACTGTGAGACTGCTCAG CTGATCACAGGGGTGCAGCATGCAGCGGAGCGCCACAACCAGGCCTTCATGGCCCTGGAAGGGAGGTTGCTCAACAAGGAGCACTGGGCCAAACGGGACAAGCCTGGGTACTGGTTCGGCACCAAGATCCCCATCGTGGGCCGGGGCATGATGCTAGCCATCAAGGAGGGCCATGTGGTGACGGGAGTGTCCGGCCTGGCCAGCGAGGACAGCCGTAAGGTGGCCCAAGTCCTGAACAACGCCATCTATCTGGAGGGAACCCACTACACCATAGACGGGAAGGACTGCCACTTCTTTGTGAAGCTGGGCCTGGCTGACAGTGACCTGCTGTCTCTAGGACTGAGCAGCGGGAGGAAAGCCCTGGAGAATGGCGTCAACGTGACCGTAAGCGGACGCTCTCGTCGGGGCGTCACCGTGGAGATCCACACGGTAGCGTTGTCCCTGAGTGTACGTTACGGCCTGGCGGCTGACGTGCTGGAGAAGGAGCGGGGTCGCCTGCTGGAGCAGGCCCACCAGAGGGCCCTGTCGGGGGCCTGGATGAGGGAGCAGCAG